The proteins below are encoded in one region of Rana temporaria chromosome 2, aRanTem1.1, whole genome shotgun sequence:
- the LOC120928238 gene encoding tigger transposable element-derived protein 1-like has product MAKSTISTILKNKAAIKGADVAKGVTMLTKQRTQVLEEVEKLLLVWLNEKQLAGDSVSEAMICEKARKLHSDLLQRSPSTTAASDEFKASRGWFEKFRRRSGIHSVIRHGEASSSDKAAAEAYKLDFAEFMKTEGYVPQQVFNCDETGLFWKKMPNRTYITQEEKALPGHKPMKDRLTLLLCANASADLKIKPLLVYHSQTPRAFREQNVNKARLPVMWRANAKAWVTRQLFMEWLHEVFAPTVRKYLSDNQLPERCLLLMDNAPAHPPALVDDMDAEYDFIKVKFLPPNTTPLLQPMDQQVICNFKKLYTKALFTRCFNVTEETSLTLKDFWKKHFNVAHCINLIDKAWEEVTPRTLNSAWRKLWPECVAEREHDIEVPDAEVVEEIVSMGKSMGLDVDGADVEELVEEHREELTTEELSELHSEQQKALLEEHSTEEEEEREEVSSDAIKSIMQKWNECHDFFEKHHPNITVVNRVLNLMNDNVVSHFRRVMQRRKRQVTLDRFFSKTEPAARRQRREETPEGDPPDVLMEGDSPSKQ; this is encoded by the coding sequence ATGGCAAAGTCAACAATCTCGACTATTCTGAAAAACAAAGCCGCCATCAAAGGAGCTGATGTTGCAAAAGGAGTAACAATGTTAACCAAGCAGAGGACGCAAGTGCTGGAAGAGGTGGAAAAACTTTTGCTTGTGTGGTTGAATGAGAAACAGCTGGCAGGTGATAGCGTTAGTGAAGCTATGATCTGTGAGAAAGCCAGGAAATTGCACAGTGATTTACTGCAAAGAAGCCCCTCTACAACTGCAGCAAGTGACGAATTTAAAGCCAGTAGGGGGTGGTTTGAAAAATTCCGCAGGAGAAGTGGCATCCACAGTGTGATTAGACATGGTGAGGCTTCCAGTTCTGACAAGGCCGCAGCAGAAGCCTACAAGTTAGACTTTGCGGAATTCATGAAGACAGAAGGATACGTCCCTCAACAAGTGTTCAACTGTGATGAAACAGGgctcttctggaaaaaaatgccgAACAGAACCTATATCACGCAGGAGGAAAAGGCACTACCAGGGCACAAGCCCATGAAGGACAGATTGACCCTTTTGCTGTGTGCCAACGCAAGCGCCGATCTGAAAATTAAACCACTACTGGTGTACCATTCTCAGACCCCTCGTGCATTTAGGGAACAAAATGTGAACAAGGCCAGACTGCCCGTCATGTGGAGAGCCAATGCCAAAGCTTGGGTCACAAGGCAATTGTTTATGGAATGGCTGCACGAGGTGTTTGCACCCACCGTCAGAAAATATCTTTCTGATAACCAGCTGCCTGAAAGGTGCCTTCTTCTGATGGACAATGCCCCGGCACACCCTCCAGCCTTGGTGGATGATATGGATGCTGAGTATGACTTCATCAAGGTAAAGTTCCTCCCCCCCAACACAACACCACTTCTGCAGCCTATGGACCAGCAAGTCATCTGCAACTTCAAGAAGCTGTACACAAAGGCGCTCTTCACTAGGTGTTTTAATGTCACTGAagagacgtccttgactttgaaagacttctggaagaaACATTTCAATGTTGCCCACTGCATTAACCTCATTGACAAAGCCTGGGAAGAGGTCACTCCCCGAACCCTAAATTCAGCCTGGAGGAAACTGTGGCCAGAATGTGTCGCTGAACGTGAACATGACATTGAAGTGCCTGATGCTGAGGTAGTGGAGGAAATTGTGTCCATGGGCAAGAGTATGGGTCTGGACGTTGATGGTGCTGATGTGGAAGAGCTTGTTGAGGAACATAGGGAGGAGCTGACCACGGAAGAACTTTCTGAACTCCACAGTGAGCAGCAGAAGGCACTTCTTGAGGAGCATTCcactgaggaagaggaagaaagggaggaggttAGCAGTGATGCCATAAAATCCATTATGCAAAAATGGAATGAGTGCCATGATTTTTTTGAAAAGCACCACCCCAACATAACTGTCGTGAACAGAGTGTTAAATCTCATGAATGATAATGTGGTCTCTCATTTCCGGAGGGTTATGCAGCGCAGGAAGAGACAAGTGACATTGGACAGATTTTTCAGCAAAACTGAGCCTGCAGCTAGGAGACAAAGGAGAGAGGAAACCCCTGAAGGAGATCCCCCTGATGTCCTTATggagggggactctccctccaaacaataa